TAGTGATTGATGATGAATAAGACAAAAGGAAACAAGTTTGATAATGATATATCCTACCTTTGTTTTTTTGGAAGCAAGAGAATTTTATTGAATAACAAAGAGCCTCATGAGAACAAGCCTCTCATGAAGGGAGAATAAAAGAAACACCCTTTGGAAGGCCAACCAAAaaaagagcctcattaaaaaatTTCTAAGAAAAATCCAGTGGAAAAAACgccataaaaggaaaaaaagtacaACAAACTCTGGCAAGCCAAATATCCAAATCCTAAAACCCAAACATGAGAATAGCAAAAACTAATTACAGAGTTCTTAATAAACCGACATGGTCCTGTTAAACCAAAAAAGAACACTAGCATTGCTAACAACCCATTTAAAATGTTAAGTGTTAATTAAAATATTCTGTTTAAGAATTCAGGTTACGTCTAATTTTACTCTAAAGGATATTTTATAGGTGAGGATTTCTTGACCCATTATAAAGACTTGTTTGATTGTATCTCTAAGCATTGTGGAACCATAACCGTTAGTAAGTAATTGCTTTATATGTTACCTTAGATGGGTTAGCAATCAACACAAGACGAAACTCATGCATCACCCAATTGGTCCTCCTAGCACGAGCTTCTTGCAATTCCCAAAAATTCAGGGTATTCCTCCTCCCAACCACCTGATTGTTTCGAGGGATAGGAATATTTTTGCCTTTTTCCATAACTCTCCATTGGCCGCTCCCAACAACTCTAATGTCAATGTTCTCAAGATCACGACCCATGGTCTTGTAGAAGAAGCACTTGCGTTCATTGAAAATTTTCCATCTGCAAACACAAGTTAAATTCAAAAACACCATTTTGTAGTTCAATTTCCACTTAGAAATTAAACAACACATAAACATTCATGGGacttgaaaattttgatttttgttgTGATATGACATAATTCCCATTCTCTGGGTTAGAACAAGGGCCGTAAaagtttaaaataatttttttcacaCCTCTCTACCTTCAGAGAGAGAAGAAttaaagatagagagaaatgAGAGATGATTAATGATGTgatgggagagagagagagagatagagggagagagagagagtcaaGAAGAGTGGAAATGAAATGTTAGAGAAAGAGAGGTGTGAATATGTCataactgaaggtatgaaaaacggtagaaaggggggggtttgaataacgttttcagtacaaaaactaccaccttaaagattttaacaaatcttttcgagaactaagtgcaaaagatagagatagaaaagcacacaaggattttatcctggttcacttgataaatcactcaagctactccagtccacccgttaaggtgatttcttccttcttagaatgaaggcaatccactaatcaggtaagagttacaactgcacttgaaacctacaagtgactaacaattacactgacttagctcacactaagattcactctcttagtcttctctaggatccgatc
This is a stretch of genomic DNA from Lotus japonicus ecotype B-129 chromosome 1, LjGifu_v1.2. It encodes these proteins:
- the LOC130720548 gene encoding NAC domain-containing protein 83-like; amino-acid sequence: MVFLNLTCVCRWKIFNERKCFFYKTMGRDLENIDIRVVGSGQWRVMEKGKNIPIPRNNQVVGRRNTLNFWELQEARARRTNWVMHEFRLVLIANPSKMANWAIYRIFNSKDANKVKNAR